One genomic segment of Candidatus Eremiobacteraceae bacterium includes these proteins:
- a CDS encoding alpha/beta fold hydrolase yields MKARLPDRTGDAYREGVRISYEVFGDGPHTIVLMPPWAINHSRTWKGQIPYLARHFRVVTYDAPGNGASDRPQDPAQYTDWKRVADAIAVMDATDTKSAVLVGICTEAWTAGLLAGEHPHRVDGLVFIAPVSPYGESMPKREATSFDEVLDEHEGWAKENRYYWLSNYRDFLQFFFAEGLWEPHSTKQIEDCVGWGLETDPKTLIATVDAPEYLATLKPGDPELDEIYKKIDCPVLVIHGEQDQLVSPTRGVEVAKRIGAELVIVENGGHALWARQPVKMNLMLRGFGDRVFGSSSTAPSIANGGSGSRWRTGRSRGRRALYISSPIGLGHAQRDLAIARELRKLHPDLEIDWLAQDPVTRVLEAEGERIHPASRFLSSESKHIEVESGEHDLHAFQAMRRMDEILVNNFMVFHDIVRDAPYDVWIGDESWELDYYLHENPEEKRAAYVWMTDFVGWIPMPDGGEHERFLTADYNAEMIEHIARYPRLRDRSIFVGSPDDIVPQTFGPGLPQIREWSEKHYEFSGYVTGFDPSSLGDRAALRAELGYKPDETVCIVTVGGSGVGGSLLRKVIASFSAAKRLVPSLRMIAVAGPRIDPASLGAADGLEIRPYVHNLYRHLAVCDIAVVQGGLTTGMELAANRRPFLYFPLRHHFEQWFHVRHRLDRYGAGRCMDYETATPDVIAEAIAAELKRKIDYRPVETDGAARAAASIAQLL; encoded by the coding sequence ATGAAAGCGCGGCTGCCGGACCGCACGGGCGATGCCTATCGAGAGGGTGTCCGGATCTCGTACGAGGTCTTCGGCGACGGCCCGCACACGATCGTGCTCATGCCGCCCTGGGCGATCAACCACTCGCGGACGTGGAAGGGACAGATCCCCTATCTCGCGCGTCATTTCCGCGTCGTCACGTACGACGCGCCCGGTAACGGAGCATCGGACCGGCCGCAAGATCCGGCCCAGTATACCGATTGGAAGCGCGTCGCCGACGCGATCGCCGTCATGGATGCGACCGATACGAAGAGCGCGGTTCTCGTCGGCATCTGCACGGAAGCCTGGACCGCCGGACTGCTCGCCGGCGAACATCCGCACCGCGTCGACGGGCTCGTCTTCATCGCGCCGGTGTCGCCGTACGGGGAGTCGATGCCCAAGCGCGAAGCGACGAGCTTCGACGAAGTGTTGGACGAGCACGAAGGCTGGGCGAAAGAGAACCGCTATTATTGGCTTTCGAACTACCGCGACTTCCTGCAGTTCTTCTTCGCGGAAGGGCTGTGGGAGCCTCATTCGACGAAGCAGATCGAAGATTGTGTCGGGTGGGGGCTCGAGACCGATCCAAAAACGCTCATCGCGACCGTCGATGCACCGGAATATCTCGCGACCCTGAAGCCCGGCGATCCGGAGCTCGACGAGATATATAAGAAGATCGATTGCCCGGTGCTCGTCATCCACGGCGAGCAGGACCAGCTCGTCTCGCCGACGCGCGGTGTCGAAGTGGCAAAAAGGATAGGCGCAGAGCTCGTCATCGTCGAGAACGGCGGCCACGCGCTGTGGGCGCGTCAGCCGGTGAAGATGAACCTCATGCTGCGCGGGTTCGGAGACCGCGTGTTCGGATCGTCGTCGACGGCGCCGTCGATCGCGAACGGCGGCAGCGGTTCGCGTTGGCGAACCGGTCGCTCGCGGGGACGACGCGCTTTATACATCTCGTCGCCGATCGGGCTCGGGCACGCGCAACGCGACCTCGCGATCGCTCGCGAGCTGCGCAAGCTCCATCCTGATCTCGAGATCGATTGGCTCGCGCAAGATCCGGTGACGCGTGTCTTGGAGGCGGAAGGCGAGCGGATCCACCCGGCGAGCCGGTTCCTGTCGAGCGAAAGCAAACACATCGAGGTCGAGTCGGGCGAGCACGACCTGCACGCCTTCCAGGCGATGCGCCGGATGGACGAGATCCTCGTCAACAACTTCATGGTTTTCCACGACATCGTCCGAGATGCGCCGTACGACGTCTGGATCGGCGACGAGTCGTGGGAGCTCGACTACTACCTCCACGAAAACCCGGAGGAGAAGCGCGCGGCGTACGTCTGGATGACGGACTTCGTCGGCTGGATACCGATGCCGGACGGCGGCGAGCACGAGCGTTTCCTCACCGCCGACTACAACGCGGAAATGATCGAGCACATAGCGCGCTATCCGCGGCTGCGCGACCGTTCGATCTTCGTCGGCAGCCCGGACGATATCGTGCCCCAAACATTCGGGCCGGGGTTGCCGCAGATCCGCGAGTGGAGCGAGAAGCACTACGAATTCTCGGGTTACGTGACGGGGTTTGATCCGTCGTCATTGGGCGACCGGGCCGCGCTGCGAGCCGAGCTCGGCTACAAGCCGGACGAGACGGTCTGCATCGTAACGGTCGGCGGTTCGGGCGTCGGCGGGTCGCTGCTGCGCAAGGTCATCGCGTCGTTTTCGGCCGCGAAGCGTCTCGTGCCGTCGCTGCGGATGATCGCGGTAGCCGGGCCGCGCATCGATCCGGCGTCATTGGGGGCCGCCGACGGCCTTGAGATCCGGCCGTACGTCCACAACCTGTATCGCCATTTGGCGGTGTGCGACATCGCGGTCGTGCAGGGCGGGTTGACGACGGGCATGGAGCTTGCCGCGAACCGGCGTCCGTTCTTGTACTTTCCGCTGCGCCACCACTTCGAGCAATGGTTCCACGTCCGACATCGGCTCGATCGCTACGGCGCGGGTCGCTGCATGGACTACGAGACCGCGACGCCCGACGTCATCGCCGAAGCGATCGCCGCCGAACTGAAGCGGAAGATCGATTACCGACCGGTCGAAACCGATGGCGCCGCCCGAGCGGCCGCCTCCATCGCGCAATTGCTCTAG
- a CDS encoding prepilin-type N-terminal cleavage/methylation domain-containing protein → MSSTKLAAKRGFTLVEVMVSSVMAAMFFTMLYGMFLPVLSVSSASSSKADTLSAATTALYQLEADIRVGTTNGITVGSAAATPQPTLGSAAEVTELAVEVPELFANTNDNYGQTVYDSGTGLSDFASYVVYALVSESGGSCDSTHPCDLYRETWPIGSSSTAAQSIELTQPGELATLVGSISTNGRLLARNITSFQIANQTITCGGACPNGPARPEVDLELAQYATDQQGKVSQTSYQTQVFVRNN, encoded by the coding sequence ATGTCATCAACTAAGCTTGCCGCAAAACGCGGCTTCACGCTCGTCGAGGTCATGGTCAGCTCGGTGATGGCGGCCATGTTCTTCACGATGCTTTACGGCATGTTCTTACCGGTGCTCAGCGTCTCGTCAGCGAGCAGCTCGAAAGCCGATACGCTATCCGCGGCGACGACGGCGCTCTACCAATTGGAAGCCGACATCCGCGTCGGCACGACGAACGGCATCACCGTCGGCTCGGCCGCCGCGACACCGCAACCGACCCTCGGCTCGGCGGCGGAAGTCACGGAACTCGCGGTCGAAGTGCCCGAATTGTTCGCGAACACAAACGACAACTACGGCCAGACGGTCTACGACTCGGGGACCGGCCTTTCCGACTTCGCATCGTACGTCGTATACGCGCTCGTCTCTGAATCGGGCGGGTCTTGCGATTCGACGCACCCGTGCGATCTCTACCGGGAGACCTGGCCTATCGGGTCCTCGTCGACGGCCGCGCAATCGATCGAGCTGACGCAGCCGGGCGAGCTCGCGACGCTTGTCGGCTCGATTTCGACCAACGGCCGACTGCTCGCGCGCAACATCACGAGTTTCCAGATCGCGAACCAGACGATAACCTGCGGCGGCGCCTGCCCAAACGGCCCCGCGCGTCCTGAGGTCGACCTCGAACTCGCGCAATACGCGACCGACCAACAAGGCAAGGTCAGCCAGACAAGTTACCAGACCCAAGTCTTCGTGAGGAACAACTAA